In Sesamum indicum cultivar Zhongzhi No. 13 linkage group LG1, S_indicum_v1.0, whole genome shotgun sequence, the sequence ACAATGAAAAATTACGGCAGACAACACAGCTGAGATTGGAGAGCTTTATAATTGAAGGAAAGAAGTATTCACCTGTGCATTATCATGATCGTATCTGATCAAGAAAAGACATCTGCAGCCTCTTATGTCATGCAATCTCCTTTGGATATCTATGACATGCGCATCGTAGTATCTTGCTTGATCTTGTCTTTCCtgatcacaaaaaattatgtgaataTGCAGTCTAGACGAACACATGATTCCCTCAACAGTAGAGGAGATCCAAATTTGCAAGTATACTAGAGATCGGAGGACAGCATGTCATCATATGTGCAAACTGATTTTCAACACTCCTTCGTGCCTTCAACTTAGCAATCCCTCATAGCTAAGGTTCGTTGAACTAGCCCATACTTGTAGTTTACTGTTGCATGTTTAAAAGCATTGATTACAGTGACCACCCCTGATAGTGGTATAAGTACTGGCAGTAGCTTTCCCCTTTGAAATTAACAACACCTACCTCCAactttacaatatttataaaccaCCAAAGTCCTTTCCGGACAGGGTGTTATACTTCTGTATCTAATCCCCCCAAAAAAAGTAACTATAAGATTCTTTTTAACAAGGAAACTTAAATAAGAGGTTTTTGCAATTTCAAAAAGGTGAAGGgtgttataaataattatactaactTTGAGCAATTGCAGGTTTTTATAATGAATAAGGGAAAACTTGCACTATGTTCTCAGCATTTATTCTATATTCCCTTTATGTCTTCTAGTATGGTTCTATATGATGACTTCTGATAGAAAATACTAGCATGAAAATCACCAATGTATATATGTCTATATGTATCTATACATACTGTTTGGTGAGAAAAAAATGGTACCTGGAAGCACACTACTAGATCCCCAGCCTTCACCTTCTGGCATTCTGAATGCTCGAAAGCAACAGACCGTTCCCTCACGTCGTTTCTCACATTAACCCATTCATCTTCCTCCGCTCCAAACCCGACATATCTTACATAAACTTCCTGCAATCAGCTACTATATATCAATACTAAATTCATTGATAAACCACATATTTCTCTGCGTTTCTTGAGGATCagtatttttctcaattaacaCACAAATAGAATAATACAGTATCGTTGCTTCATGACTATCATTTAAGAGTTCCTGCCATTCACATCATAATCATACTGTCTGGCGACCATCTAAAGAATTAATGACTGATATTGACATCATAATCAactcaagaaacaaaatataactACTCACAATATCTCCAGAACGCAGAAATCTGTGGGACAGAAATGTATCAACGTCATACCTgtaaaacaacataaaatgtgaaagagataaaattaaatagatagTGATTACATGGGTGTGCTTggcaaaaacagaaaataatgCTTGATAAAGTCAGGTTTAACTCTTTGCTTTGTGTTACATTTCAGCAATAGTAGAACCATGATTGCTTCATCGGGACAAAAGAGAGAGTTTGGACAAGTTCAAACCTCCAGTACAGGATCATTCAGTGAGGTTTTGTTCCGAAACTAATCCCTGGGCTTGGTTCTCGTGTTCTTACTCCCTATCAATCCAAGTAAATGGAAAGCCGGAAGAGTGAGCTTGTCGTGGGTATTACTAGTGGACTATATCATCATGCCAAAATGTTGGTTTAAATGTGTACTACGGCACATTGAGCATGAAATGACAGCGAAAGAGAGGAAAGTGTATTTAAGAGTTGGATGTAAATCAATTCCTGCTAGCTgtttaagagagagagagtggctACGTAGCTGTAATGCTAAAAACAGTAAACAGGgaaaagattctattttttgtttatctgtTCATTAACTGTTCTACAACAGTGATGGCACTAGGTTGAAATGTAAGTACTCATTCATTGAATAAGCTTGGTTGATAAATTACTCAAAAATCTAATCACAgcattatgtaattaataatcacAATAATCGGAGAATAACATGGAGGaatattgaataaatgtaaatgCATCACTTAGAAACCGATATGACATACAAAGAATACAGCATTAATGGACCGAATTAAGCAGTGTGACTGATAGTACCACCGCATTTATATGTTTTGCTAGATACAATTGTCTTACCATGCCCCATCTTTCGATGACCTAGCTTCAAACTCCAACCTGGATATATCTTGACCCTTTTCTCCTGCCATTGAACCAAGCTAGTCATTTTCATGAGTTTGTTAATTGCACTTTATGCACCAGAATCCCAATAATCTTTTTTCATGaataagcataaaaataatattagccGGAAGGAAGATCATATACACAACTCCTGTCGACAACTATAGACACAACGAAATAAATAAGCATGATGAACAGCAaggaaacaaatgaaaaaactTCAGAAGCAGATTGCCCTAGTTCAAAAAGAAAACGCAAGATACACTCCGAAGTAGAGAACATATCAGTAACTGATGATGCAATTTGCTGAGGAATCCCAACCTCACATACAGAGAATACAAGTAGATGAATGACTCCCAGCATGCAACTAGAGAGAAAGAGCCAATTAACTAAAAGCACCTTCAGGCATTTTTAGATTTTCAGTTGTTTTATTCTGGGTAAGAGCTTCTGGGACAACAGGAAATATCTCGGCTGCATCCAATGAAGTCTGTTCTGGCCGTTTTTGTTGCTCCTTCTGAAACCAACTTTGGATCTAAAGTAAAGGAGTAACACATGTATTCAAAACAATCAGCTAAGACTAAACAATCCAGTTGCAAATtgtagcaaaaaaaaaaaaagcagaagaTAACACCTCAGTCCACTTCAAAATAGGTTTTCCAGCTCGATTACTGGAACGACTGCAAACCAAATAAATGAAGTAAGTCCACAATAAAGCagacaaattttaagaaagcaCTTGATAGTTATTGCACATGAGAAGCTCACTTGAAAACTCTTGCCAGTCTCTTAAAGAAATCCTCGTCTAGAGCTTGTTCATTAGACTCCATAATTAATTGCTCCATTTTCTCAACCTGCTTCATTGATGACATCAGATAAGTTTCTCAAACAACTGTCTTAAGTTTCTTCtgcaattcaagaatttcctatgaaaataaattcaaggataaaaaattcttagatGCATTAAATTGTAAGAATGTTCTATTTTGAACTCCAGCGTCGATGCATTCACTGGTCGACTAACTCAACtctccaaaatatttataaacactATTACCACTACCACATCACCTCCAAGgaaatataacatatacaaTGCAACACCTAAATTTCTTGCCTGTTTAAGTTCAATCCACCATGCAGCATTTCAGTTGCATAATGAACACTTGTCCACCACTGACAAACAAAAGTTGTTCAAGTACAATAATAACAtctatttcaaaatcaatcaaaCCACCGTCAAACAATAATGTAAAACCTTCTTATCACGTAATTGAAACAAATATTTCTCATCAACTTCTCTTAAGCACCACCCATAAACATCAAGAACCACCAAATAGTCCAACAATTGAAACCCTTCTCAAGAAATCCACAACGAAAACAGCAAAAAGGCTCCCAACACTCAAGATTCACTGTGAATACAAATCCCGACAGTCTCTTCACCCATACACGTACCCATTGAAAACCAAGTCACTTAAAAGACACGTATCAGCGGAATTCAGCAAAAACCcaggaaaaataaaagcagaACGACACCTAGAAACTCATGAAAACTGGATTACAAGACGACTAACCAGCACTCATTGGGATGCATTGAATGATAAAAGTTTTAgcattcaaaaattgaaaagaatgtAAAGGAGACCTCGGCTTTAGTGAACCCGGAAAAGGGTTGTCTCTGCCTCGGCCTAAGATTCATTTTGACAGTCGTATATGCTGCTGAGAGCCTCAATTCTGCGAAAAACGATTttcacagagagagagagagagagatggcaTTTGTGTGCGTTcgtgaaaggaaaaaagtgaTCAAAGTGTAGCTATTTTGAGCGCCTGCCCGAACTGTTAGAGGCCTTACGGCTTTTGTTCAAAGCACCAAAAGGAGGTCTATTTAATTTGTGTCAGTGTGTACTGTAAAAGTGTGGTGTTTTTAGAGTTGACGTTTAGggaaattttatgaaaactctttgttatattaatagtttaattgcattattcaCTTACCACTCCATCCATACATATATTGAttcattagaaaaataaataaaatattaaaatttataaattaatctaactCCTcatttataatcaatataaaataattattgcatGTAAAGTCGCATTTAGATCAATTCAACTATACATTCTATTTTATAAGAAGCACGTCCTATCCTACTTCAACTGTCATCTCACAaagttcaataaataattattgcaggttaaatatatatttttttgactaaattgcccttataatgatgaaaatatatgcattaatgcataaagacgtatgagggtaatttggttataaaaatatttatttgacctgaaataaatcagtaataagtcaactgGGGTAATATGGgattgttttttatatttttttattaatattgacaaattcaatgaatttgaactaatgaagtaacttattttttaaatataagcaAACTTTAAAGGTATTAGACGTAACTTTTCGAACTATAGAGGATTTAGGTATAAACCTCAAAGAAatggagtgtaattatcccttcgTACTAcctacaacattttgtagaagaaatgaacaaaaaaaaattatattttaaatgacaAATAGCTAATTCACGTAATTATTTGAAacgttttaaataaaattttacgtagattttcaattttaaagtGAAATTATCGGTTGTGAAATACTTATACTTAGTTATTTGTAActccaaaatacaaattatccTTTTTTGCTTAGTGTGGATTTCATATCACAAATTTTTTTCCCAACATAAGAATGTGGGagaaagttaaaatttaaattcaaatacatatataataaataaacattcaAAATCACACACATATTTAGGAATTGGATGGAAATTGATTCCATTTTCCGCGTTTGGGCTACAGTAGCCCAATGGGCTCCAACCCAGCCCAAACTAGTGGAGCCCAATCACATGCCCAAAACGGATTTAGTATGAATTCAAACTCTACAaatatatgtgatgttattatactttaaaattataattatcaattattgtttagatataaatatttattgatgactacgattgattttatttaaaaaaataataattatcgctttcacttaaaataataataataacacaaGATTATCGGTAgttattacattaattttacaatttcagGTTTcatcttcttattttattattatttttacataaaataattaaatatttaatatattgtcGTTGtacaccaaaaagaaaattatatttatatgacgTGTGGGTAAATAtcttactttatttaaatttgttatttataatttatagtatataaatgtaattctcaataataataacaaggtaataataaattattagtctTAAATCAACACACGATTTAATATTGgcaaaaatgcataaaacttcCACGTGTTTCAAAAACTCCGCAAAAAACTCATTCTACTttataaataagcaaaaagaccttttctattcttttaaatGTAGCTCAATTGTCCATCTCcgttaaatttaactaattgcgttaactttattataaattacttttatatccttacttaatatatattatttctaattttattaaccaTTGAAGCTTAAATCAGAGCTATcagatctaattaatttatcttacCGTTggatcttaaatttataaaaaaaaaaaattaaaagttcatattttattcattaaaaatatatattataaaaaaattatttaaataaaagtaaccCCCGCTCCCACCCCCCCCCTAGCCTAGCAACCCGCACCACCCCCTACTGCCTCCACCCTCTCCCACGCCCTCGCTGTCCAGATAAAGAAAGAAGGGCGACAGCGGTCTGGGAGATGTTGTTGCCATTGTGAGGGAAAAGAAGGTGAGGTTGTCGTCGTCGCCATTCCGTGTGGGAGTgacgatatttttttattttttatttaattaacttaattttattaattaaatattttataaattataatttaaatatatattttagttaattataataattattatatttaaattaatttataatttataattattgcaaTTGCTTAACATTTATATAATGTAGATacctaaatttaaaaaataaaatttaatatgaatgaGACGCGttgttataataaaacaaaaggaaaaatattttacatagtAAAATAGTGATGGAATGGGTAGTGAGATTAATTTTGAAGGGtcatgattttgaaattttagagATGAGGTGAAAgtctaattttgaaattttccaaGTCCAAAGTCGGGATGAGAATGCGCATTTTGGGTCATGATTTATGAGCTCCACCACAGTTCTATTGACCCATCTCTCAGGAATCAACGTAGTTGtgcatttttcacttttaatttctta encodes:
- the LOC105172514 gene encoding protein SAWADEE HOMEODOMAIN HOMOLOG 1 isoform X1, producing MNLRPRQRQPFSGFTKAEQVEKMEQLIMESNEQALDEDFFKRLARVFNRSSNRAGKPILKWTEIQSWFQKEQQKRPEQTSLDAAEIFPVVPEALTQNKTTENLKMPEGEKGQDISRLEFEARSSKDGAWYDVDTFLSHRFLRSGDIEVYVRYVGFGAEEDEWVNVRNDVRERSVAFEHSECQKVKAGDLVVCFQERQDQARYYDAHVIDIQRRLHDIRGCRCLFLIRYDHDNAQERVPLRRLCCRPNMLAQLENN
- the LOC105172514 gene encoding protein SAWADEE HOMEODOMAIN HOMOLOG 1 isoform X2 — encoded protein: MNLRPRQRQPFSGFTKAEVEKMEQLIMESNEQALDEDFFKRLARVFNRSSNRAGKPILKWTEIQSWFQKEQQKRPEQTSLDAAEIFPVVPEALTQNKTTENLKMPEGEKGQDISRLEFEARSSKDGAWYDVDTFLSHRFLRSGDIEVYVRYVGFGAEEDEWVNVRNDVRERSVAFEHSECQKVKAGDLVVCFQERQDQARYYDAHVIDIQRRLHDIRGCRCLFLIRYDHDNAQERVPLRRLCCRPNMLAQLENN